ACCCTAAAACTTTGCAGTTATGATCGAAAATTGATTTTGTTGGCTGCATAGTGAAATTTTTGTATTTCTTATTACTACTTTGATTGTAGTTAGAGTCTGGAACAGTttgcactttttcattcataacttgagttgtagtcttgattttaaaataattcaaattGGAGATTGAAACGAACATATGAAagtttaattttgaaaaaaatgccATGAAACCCTTATTACTAGAATTTTTGGGAGAATTTTAACTTTGCTACCCTATTCACCTGAATTTGACTGGAAATTTGGGATAGCAATGATTTATATGCCTATAATTTGCATTCTATAATtccaaatgatatgaaatttgtggcaaatgaaaattaagacataaggttaaaactttcatgaaggaatactGCCCAAAAATTTTATGTAAGTGACCTTAAATTTGGCTCGAAAATAGAGCACATAATCTGAAACCTGGTAGGAGTGCATTTTGGATTGTCTGGAGTAAAATGGGTATAACTTACcataggaaactccaaatgaggtgattcttatTTTGTTGGAAAGTTAAGATCCAAGGGATATCTTCACATGTGTTATGTAACTATTCACATATGATGAACAAATAAATTTGATTACAAGTATGATGAGAGTTTATCAACAATATTATTGCAATTGAAAATATCATTATTAACAGGTGTTATTAACAAGTTGATATTAAAAGTTTAGGgaaaactcttgcagtttttccctttgaaatttatgattaaaaattaaaagtaaacatTAAGGAAGAAAATTATTCAAATACAAGTTTAATTGCTCCGTGCACAGAATGTAGCATTCATTTGTTCGGTTTCACTATAGATTGAGTGGGGAGGAGTGTTACATTTtagtaataaatatattaatccaTAGTGAAACCGAACAAATGAATGCTACATTCTGTGCACGGAGCAATTAAACTTGTATTTgaacaattttcttctttaatgtttacttttaatttttaatcattatatatatatatatatatatatatatatatatattaatttataattataattatatcttatagttaaatattataaaattaataaataattgaaatatataTTATACTATTATATTACATTATATACTTAATCTTAAATTATAAATGCATTTTATAGAAATGTATCATATGATACATTATGCAGGAATaactcaattcaaaacttaaatactaatttaaatataatttttttaataaaataattacatataattattTCAAGAATAAATAACCGAACTGAATCAAACCGAAATTAAAGAGCTGAGAACCGTATTAAACTGAAATTAAAACAATGAAGAATCGAACTGAAATCATACCAAAATTTTAGTTCGATTCTGATTCCTAAGTAGATCCAAAACTAAATCAGAATCAAAACCACACACTCCTAGCCTCAGCGTAGATATCGTGTATAATATTCCCTCCATCCCATTCAtactttatttatcattttaaaaaaattaagaaaatatattttttttaaatttatcctTGTCTATTATTAATTTCGATgcatttttttgacatttttatattttaaaggtATTACAAaagcattttaattaattattagtatatttttataaaattgagaTTATTAagttattttcttaattattaagtaaaaactttaattaaaagCGTTTAAAATGAAACGGTgagaataatttacataaaatgataagttaaattatatatatatatatatataataaatattttaaaaaattcttataaaataataataattatctaatattgagataaaaaaaataataactattcaataaattttaaaagcaATTTAAATCATTATAATAATacagttatttatttttaattaatttatcatctcATATAGAATATCTACATAAAATCACATTTTCACCATACAATTTCTCACACGTGCTAGACTTCTTATACTAGTTTCACCAACTTCTCTATTTAAACTTTCTTTTTATATCCTTGCATCATATAAATGCAAGAGCATAGTGATATCCCTTGTGACACAAGATATAAGGTTACTTGTCCTTATTGTTGCTGCATATTATGTAACCTAGTATGTTATTACTTACTTTTAGCTCTATATGGTATGCTTGAAGAAGAGGATCTCTTGAACATTCATGTTTTGGCTTAAAACTCCTACGGCCTATTCTATAGAAAGAAAGATGGGAAAGTACAGTGAATGGAAATATAAGTGTGTGCTTTATATGAGAACAAGGATTTTgttaaaattgtcataattttaaCAAGCGTTCACTCCTGTTATTAAGTCGTGTGTCTAtctttcgaaaaaaaaaaaaaaaaggaaattataaGGGAAGTAAAATCCTATGAAAATGAAAGTTATTATTTTTCTtacaaataaaagaaatgaaaagaagtgatttatttatttttcatattttaatgaaaagaaaaataataagaaaattattacatatttattattatattcatattaagtaaataaaattatattaaaaaataattattagaagGAAAAAGGGTatagagagaaaaaagaaaaaattaacaaTTACATTTGTTAAATTGCTGATTTGAGCATCAAAACACCCCTACTATGTCTCCTTCCTAGAACTTGATTATATCAACATTGTTGTTAGAATTGGATCGAGTCGATTAGTTGGACTAATTTAATCAGAACCAAACCAATAATttcttttattcaaattaaaaccTTTTATTTAAAAAACTAGAGTTAATCTATTTGAACCGATTAGGTTACCTCGACCAAATTCAAACGGATAAAtcagcttaaaaaaaaaaaaaaaactaaagattACTTCCACAGAACATGAACACACATTTgtggaataattaaaaattaaaatgtacatattttattagaatgtgacttaaataattaattataatttattttattaatatgttaatttaaatcaataaattatttgtgcattttaaaattttatatcatcaagtatataattttttaatttattgtattataaaatttttatatattaaaatctatttttattgatataaataattttattattatgagaattttattttaagtatttcttattataaattattattatttaaatctaaaattacaattaaaaagtttaaattatttttaaaaattacattttaaaatatagctaattttatttaataattatttataaaatatatcgaATTAAGAGATTGTAAaaatacattataattattttttaataaatttttaattttataatatataattaatatttatttaatatattaattaaattttattaaataataaatttttaatcctTTATTTTCACCAGTGCAATCATCGGATTGAGTTTAAAAGCCTTTGTGATCGCCATTGGTTGGTCACATTACAATCGTTCAACACAATTCTGCATCAATCGGGTTGCTATAGGCTTGGTGGGGTGACTAATCGGATGCATGTAAGCTTAATTTTTCTCGTCGTATTTTATTATAAAAGTATGTATATATTGCATGCAGTTGACAGAGAAGTGATGACTGAGCGAATGAATTTAGAAATTCACTATGGTGATAATCATATTTTTAATGAATCATAAAGAATAAGTTTACCCAAAATGTAAGAAATATAAAGAAACTCatactatttatatattaaattcataataaattatatataaataaaaatttctcatAATAAAGTAAAGTGGCagcctattttattttattttttttagtggaACCTGTTTTACTTTCTAAAATTCTAAATATGTGATGAGATATTTATCTTTTAATagtgtattaattaattttattaataaagcaACGAATTTGCTGACTATCTTCTTTGAGTTGTAGTCAACAAACAACTCCTTAATCTTGTCTCACAAAGCAATTTCATATTGCTCAACAAATTGTTTAACAGCTTAATGTGCTTATGGAGTTTACATATCCATTAAAATAAACATCCCTTCTATTTTCAAGTAGCTCGGCCACTGGAAATATGCAATAATTTTCTTGGCAACTGTGGTTAGAAAATTGATTGCTGTAACTAAGATAATGGCAGCAGATTAGGGACGACTAAAATAAAGAACTAAAGTTGAATGAAGTTGGCTTTCTCCCAGCTTCTGTTTTAGCTGCGGTTGTTTCCAAATGCTGCAGGTTTTTAGTTGTAATGTAATAAAATACAATGTAATCAATTATATAATGCAATCAAAgttgtaatgtaatgtaatatAATGACAATCACATTTTTACATTTGATTATAAAATAAAGATATAAGTAGTGTAATATAATGCTAATTTTCattctaatatttaatttatttaataattttaataataaatgatattgattgcAATTATTAGTAGTCGAATGGTAGTGTTGACTAAGTGGTGGTGGCAGTAGCTACAATGATAGATGGTAGTGGTGGTGACAAGATGAGATAGTGACAGTGGCAGTGGCTAGGTGGTGGTAGTGGTGACAATGACTAAGTAGTGATAACAGTAATTAAATGGTGGTGATAGCGGTAATCAAGTGGTAGTAATAGCGCATGATAGTAGTGGTGATAATGGTAGTACAATGGTAGTGCAGTGGTGGTAATGGTGGTAGTGATAACAGTAATTAAATGGTGGTGATAGCGGTAATCAAGTTGTAGTAATAGCGCATGATAGTAGTGGTGATAATGGTAGTACAATGATAGTGCAGTGGTGGtgatggtggtagtggtggtggtaatAGTAGTAATGATAGTGATAATAGGTTAAAAGTAGTGGTGGTAGTAATAGTGGTATCCGAGTAATGATAACGGTAATGGTattattgataataaataaaaaaaaataagtttatttttatatgaaatgattattatattattttaagaataattattatatCATGTAATTGTCATATTATtaagttaaatttttttatattaacaaACAGCGTAATCAAATATACAATGTAATCATGattatattataactttaattaCTTTTATGACTATAACTAATAAATAATATAGATGTGAGTTTATACAAAAGCTTAATAaccattattaaaaaaaaaaaaagtgtactCTGATAACGAAGGAATGGGTTCACCTCTGTTGAATTTTGTTTTGAAATAAACGCGAGAGAAATTGgaaaaacataaaataaaattcttATATTAGTCGAAtggtttttaatttgttttttagagaagaaaaaaacaaaaaaggatAAACAAGCGTGATTCCAAATGCAGGcttactaatttttttaaaaaaacttaaaaagtGGCACATTATAATTAGTAATACagaaagcaagaaagaaagaTATGGTCAACTAGAGACCCAAACCCAAAGCTCAaaaggaaaaatattaaaaaaaccgTAGCTAAGAAAGAAGAAACCAACTATTCTCTATCGCCATCCTGCATCTCCATTGTAAAGGCACCATTTCAGTATACAACGCAAAGGGCTAGACAAGAAATCACAAAACAATGGACAAGAAAGCAGTAGGAAGACAAAAAAATAGCCCAAGCTTCCTTAAAGAGCCTGAACCCTAGATGAACCACACAAATGATCACCAACGCCCGAAAGGAGTTGTGCATGCAAAGCTCATGGTGTGTCTCGCCTTAAGGGTTTGGCCATAGTAAAACAGTCGACATTGTGACCCTAGAGATATCGTACACCACTAAAATAGGACTCTCTATTGGAAGAAAAAGCTGTGTTGCTTCAAAGACTCTAGGGTAAGGAGATTGTAGAGGAGGAGGAGGCAAGCTCGATGTCCTTCAAGGCAGGGGTGGACTCACGCCAATTGTGAGGGGGCCTTGGCTCGCCCCTTCCCCCTccaacttttttaatttttttttaaagtgatGTGATAATTTACAATTCTATAAAAAATGACGTTTTAGtagtttttatatttaaattattaaaaatattaattttaaggaTTAGTTTTATTAATGTTTCTAAAAAATTTAGTATAGATTCATTTATAAATGATTTTTATGATATACAAGAATGACATACTCTTTTAGATTAATAATTTTCATGATACAAAAGAATGACATACTCTTTTTTAATATGTTACATATAATAAAGAATATAAagtgatatttaaattttgaccCCTTCAATGTTTATTCTTGCTTCCATCCCTGCTTCAAGGCAACCATGGAGATCAGTAGGCTCTTCACACCCTTAAGTCTCCTTCCTCCCTTTTAACAAACAACTGAAGCTTGCGTCCCTCATAGCCTGAAAAAACCTCAATCCCATAATAGAGCAGGATGCAGATCTATAGAACCTTCCCTAATAACACCCAAGATCTACcataaaaggaaataaaaaagtAAGTATTTACATCCCATATCTGAAAGTGAGGAGGAGAACTCACTTCCAGGCAAGAGAGGAAGTCCCCTTGCCCGTGAGGGGTAAGGGAAATCATCATGTCGACAAATGAGAGAATATACGAAACTTtagaaggcaaaaaaaaaaaaaaaagacagaagagagagagagtatcTCTCTACAAGTTTAGAGAGAGACGTTAATATAACACAAGTTACCTTACTTATCATATGTTTAtgacataatatataaataataataaaataaatatatcccCATTTCGTATTATTTAATCTAATTGTAATCTACAGTCCTACTAAATTTCCTAAAACAAGAAATTTTAGGCCCcatttaaaataaatgaattctacaaaattcatttttaaattcaaaattttgtgtttAGAAAGGTAAAAAAAATATGGATTTCAATTAGATGATTTGAAGTTTGTAGAACTGACTATAACTACCACAAATTTCATCAAGATAAGCCAAATTTCTAAATGAATTCCACCAAATTTGCTACAAAAATTTTTGTAACAACAAAACtacccatatttttatttttttatttttttcctcaTAAACCCATTTTTTCACCTTCATCTTTATATCATCATTCTCTTCTCCTATAAAACCCATTTTTTCACCCTCATTTATCATTTTCAAAGATGTGTCATTGATCAATATTATTTGTCAatctaaattatttaatttacatagtgatagatattattttaaagataataaagtatattatgtattttaataGGAAAAccacaaatataatataatattattatgttaagtaaaataaatataattattaatttattatttattttataatattatttattattattattattattatttatttttattaaaaaaatgttattatttagtaaaataaatattaaaaaaaatttaaagaattatAGGAAATAAGATTTAAGCAGGATGTAGATGTAGATGCATATGCACACGAATGCATTCAATAATTTCCTGCTATTTGAGTCCCCCATCCCAGTCAAAGCACTTATCTGACTGGTGCTGACAGTACCACCAAACTAATAGCATTCCCTTCCCAAAAGAGGAAAGAGATTGTTACTGTCCAACGACTTGTCGCTCAACGATGTATGCACTTTTCATATTCAAATTTTTTCTAGTACACCGGGTGCGGCTGAGAATTTGCCCCTTCAGAGAACCTGTTCCGCAACCTTTGACCATTCGTCTCCTCTCCATTTCGTCAGTAGTGGGCATCGACACCGCCGCCATGAGTTATGGTATAAATGTCGAAAGGAATGGGAATTGGAAGATGTGGATGGTGGTGGTGGAAGTGAGGCTGGTTGCTTATTCTCTGACCCTCCTACAGCGGCGAGAGAGGTTAGGCAACCTCCATGATTGGATTAGAATCAGAATCGAGCTCGTAAAATGGTGTGAATGGTTAATTTTAAGGTTTTTTAATTGATTTGAGAGGTTTTACTTGTCTACATCACatgtttttaattaaaatttgaccaGTCTGTGGGTTTTAGCTCTTGTTCAACATGGAATTAACGTGATAGGCGGCCAATACTGACCATTCTAATTGCAATTGCGTGCTCTTTAAGCATTAAACCAACGGAAAGCGCCTCTGTATAGTTTATGTGTATGAACAGCTCAAACACAATGAGAATTAGAGTTCTTCTGCCAAGTTAGTATATGTCTttcaatggtttttttttttaaatggccaACCACCATCTGGGTTTTGCTAATTTATGTTCTTTGTTTTAAATAAATTTGTTTGCTTGTACTTTGGTTATTGTAATTCCTGTTTTcttggaattaaaaaaaaaaaggatatttTAGCTTTCATTTGATTTACTGTTTCTATTTAGGCTGTTACTACTGATTTCCCACTAAATTATTCTATTATTTATCTTGATTCCATGGAATACAGATAAAGTGCCTTCACTCAAATCAAGATTTGTCTGTTCTATCCTTTTTCTTGCTTAATGACTGCTTCACTTTAGTTGAAGAAAATGATAGTTGGTCAATCCACTGTCAGattgtttttgtttttgtttttctttttcttcaacaGCGTTTGGAATCTCTGGTACTAATAAGTGTATTTTCTGTTAACACCATTTATTAGTTtttatatttatgatttgtatagtTTGTAATTGCTCATTTGTCATGCTACTATGGCCTTGATTATAAATTGCTGGTTTCAACCACTCTATGTTTGTGCATTACAGCTGCAATACAAGTACAATACATTCTACGAGCAATTAGTAAACCTTCAGAGATTAATATCTTGTGCTGGGCATTATGTCTGTGAGGAATGGTGTAAACAGTGTTACGAGTACCAATGAGGCCAGCAAGTCAAAAAGCCGTGAAGAGAAGGGGAAAGACTCCGTGGTAAATGGGCACCTGCAAGAGACAGAGAAAAGAGATGAGGGAACTAACTCAGTTCCATTTCACAGACTCTTTTCATTTGCAGATTCGGCAGATGTTATATTGATGATCATTGGAACAATTGGTGCCATTGGAAATGGGTTAAGTATGCCCCTGATGACTATATTTCTTGGTGATATGATTGATGCTTTTGGTGAAAACCAAAATAACAAAGATTTGGTGCATGTAGTTTCCAAGGTAAAACATGTTCAAAATAAGCTTTAAGCATGAATTAATATATCTCTAATACAGATAAAAGAGCTTTTGAGCTTGAGATTATTATGCATCTCTCAAATTAGGAAAATGCATAAACGGATTCTTTGTTCTAAATTTTAGCAACTAGTTAGAGCTAAAAAGATGAAAATTCATCTATTACTGTTATTGATGAAAGTTAGGGGTTGAGCTTATTCTTTTTATTTCCTTCACAATTGTTTATCATTTTAAAAGGAGATGTTACTAATTTGTTACTTGGAAAAACTTTAGGTGTCTCTAAAATTTGTCTACTTGGCATTGGGATCTGCTGCAGCCTCATTTCTCCGTACTTATATGTTCAATAATGTAACCACATGTACCATGATATCTAATATATGAAGCACCAGAATTAAGAAGCCTATATTTGTTGTTTGTTAGAGGTGGCGTGCTGGATGATCACAGGAGAGCGACAGGCTGCACGAATAAGAGGATTATATTTGAAAACCATACTGAGACAAGATATTGCTTTCTTTGACAAGGAAACAAACACTGGCGAGGTCATTGGTAGAATGTCTGGTGACACTGTCCTTATACAAGATGCCATGGGGGAGAAGGTATTCTACTTATGGTTTAACAGAACAGCTACAGAAGGAAAAAAATGCACAAAATTTGATATATCTTGCCTATGCATTCCTGTGATTTAATAAGTTTCTACTTTCATGCAGGTAGGGAAATTTCTTCAGTACGTATCAACATTCATTGGAGGATTTGTAATAGCATTTTTCAAGGGGTGGCTTCTTACCCTTGTCATGTTATCCTCTATTCCCTTGCTTGTGGTAGCTGGTGCAGCCATATCTATCATGATAGCTAGGATGACAACCCGTGGACAAAATGCTTATGCAAAAGCAGCAACTGTAGCTGAACAGACTATTGGCTCAATTAGAACTGTACGTTTACAACAGCCAGAATTAGACATTATTCCTGGAAAATAATTTCTAGTCAAAGTATGCTCATAGTTAAATTGTAATCCAGGTTGCATCATTTAGTGGGGAAAAGCAAGCTGTAAGTAATTACAAGAAGTTTCTTGTTACTGCTTACAAGTCAGGTGTTCGTGAGGGCTTCATTTCTGGATTAGGTGTTGGCCTATTTATGTTGATCATGTTCTGCAGTTATGCTTTGGCAATATGGTTTGGAGGAAAGATGATACTGGAGAAAGGATACACAGGTGGTGAAGTGCTTAATGTGATGATTGCTGTGATGACTGGTTCCACGTGAGTTCCCTTGTGAAGCAAACACACATATCCACAACACAAATACCCAAGATAGAAGACAATGGCAAGATGAATTTGTGTATGCAATATTTTCTTTGATTATTCATTATTTACTGATCTTTTGCATTTACATATGTATGCTTCAGGTCCTTAGGGCAGGCATCTCCCTCCATGAGTGCATTTGCTGCTGGACAAGCTGCAGCTTATAAGATGTTTGAGACTATCAACAGGAAGTCAGAGATTGATGCTTATGACACAAGGGGAAAGATATTGGATGACATCCATGGAGATATAGAGCTGAGGGAAGTATATTTCAGTTATCCATCAAGACCAGATGAGCAAATATTTACTGGATTCTCTCTTTCCATTCCAAGTGGCATGACTGCAGCTTTGGTCGGACAAAGTGGAAGTGGGAAGTCAACAGTGATCAGTCTAATAGAGAGATTTTATGATCCACAAGCTGGTGAAGTTCTCATAGATGGCATTAACCTAAAAGAGTTTCAGCTTAAGTGGATTAGGAAGCAAATTGGACTCGTAAGCCAAGAACCTGTGTTGTTTATGTCCAGCATTAGGGACAATATTGCATATGGGAAAGATGAAGCAACCACTGAAGAGATAAGACTTGCAGCTGAAATTGCCAATGCTGCTAAATTCATAGACAAACTACCTCAGGTTCTTACGAGTTGCCCATTAATCAATCTTAGTATGTAGCCTTTGTTGTTTATATCATATTGTTGTTCATTTAATTTGGACCATGGAATTTTGCATCCAGGGACTGGACACCATGGTTGGTGAGCATGGAACTCAGCTGTCTGGTGGACAGAAGCAGAGAATTGCAATAGCGAGAGCAATCTTAAAACATCCTCAAATTTTACTCCTAGATGAAGCTACCAGTGCACTTGATGCAGAATCTGAAAGAACAGTACAGGAGGCATTGGACAGGATTATGGTCAACCGAACAACTGTTATTGTTGCCCATCGTCTGAGTACAGTAAGGAATGCTGATATAATTGCCGTAATCCACTGTGGAAAAATAGTTGAGAAAggtatttttactatttacaggCATTGCATACTTATCCATAACTCTCAAATATGCTTGTTATCAGTAGAGAAATTATTTACGCTAAACCGGTTATCTTCAGTCACAATTGTCAATTATTGTTGGGAGTTTCGAAATCTAAAACATTTTTAACAATGTGCTGAGTTCTTTTGCGAGTTCTTGATTCCTATCTATAACTGCTCCTATAGAAGGCACTTCTTTTATATTGGAAAACTTACTTAATAGTACATATGCTTTATTGCTACCCTGCACCTTCTCTTGATTAAGTCTGAAATTTCTGAAATTTCATTGCCGTCAGAATCAAATTAGTTCTGAAATTTCCCactatatttctaataatatcatGGTCTTAAATCTAGCATTTATTGTTTGTGCTGGCTAAAATAAAtcacatgatttttttttatgtgtgatttttattttcaatgtGAAAGAGATGAGGAGATGGATGAGACTTCATAATTTGTTTTATTGATTGTTTAGGTTCACATTCAGAACTACTTGAGGATCCTGATGGAGCATACTCCCAGCTTATAAGGTTACAAGTAAATAAGGATTCTGAACATGCTGCAGATAAGCATGAAAGATCAGAGATTTCTTCAGAATCCTGTAGACAGCCAAGTCAAAGAAATTCCTTGCAAAGGTCCATTTTTAAAGGATC
This sequence is a window from Hevea brasiliensis isolate MT/VB/25A 57/8 chromosome 10, ASM3005281v1, whole genome shotgun sequence. Protein-coding genes within it:
- the LOC110634404 gene encoding ABC transporter B family member 11 isoform X1, with translation MSVRNGVNSVTSTNEASKSKSREEKGKDSVVNGHLQETEKRDEGTNSVPFHRLFSFADSADVILMIIGTIGAIGNGLSMPLMTIFLGDMIDAFGENQNNKDLVHVVSKVSLKFVYLALGSAAASFLQVACWMITGERQAARIRGLYLKTILRQDIAFFDKETNTGEVIGRMSGDTVLIQDAMGEKVGKFLQYVSTFIGGFVIAFFKGWLLTLVMLSSIPLLVVAGAAISIMIARMTTRGQNAYAKAATVAEQTIGSIRTVASFSGEKQAVSNYKKFLVTAYKSGVREGFISGLGVGLFMLIMFCSYALAIWFGGKMILEKGYTGGEVLNVMIAVMTGSTSLGQASPSMSAFAAGQAAAYKMFETINRKSEIDAYDTRGKILDDIHGDIELREVYFSYPSRPDEQIFTGFSLSIPSGMTAALVGQSGSGKSTVISLIERFYDPQAGEVLIDGINLKEFQLKWIRKQIGLVSQEPVLFMSSIRDNIAYGKDEATTEEIRLAAEIANAAKFIDKLPQGLDTMVGEHGTQLSGGQKQRIAIARAILKHPQILLLDEATSALDAESERTVQEALDRIMVNRTTVIVAHRLSTVRNADIIAVIHCGKIVEKGSHSELLEDPDGAYSQLIRLQVNKDSEHAADKHERSEISSESCRQPSQRNSLQRSIFKGSSVGGKSNCHSFSASSSIPIGLKVSENFQEELEVSPQQKKTPEVPIRRLACLNKPEIPVLIAGSIAASINGAIFPMFGILFSRAIKAFYEPPHELKKDSNFWAIIFILMGFISFLASPTQLYFFAVAGSKLIQRIRSMCFEKVVHMEVGWFDEPEHSSGAIGARLSADAALVSTLVGDALAQMVQNIASAVAGLVIAFIASWQMALIVLALIPLLGINGYVEVKFLKGFSADAKMMYEEASQVANDAVGSIRTVASFCAEEKVMQLYKRKCKGPMKTGIRQGLISGIGFGVSVFLLFSVYAASFYAGAQLVKHGNTTFSDVFQVFFALSMAALVISQSSSFASDSSKAKNAAASIFSILDRKSKVDPSNESGMTIENVRGEVELCHVSFRYPSRPDIQILQDLNLAIHSGKTLALVGESGSGKSTVISLLQRFYDPDSGHITLDGVEIQKLQLKWLRQQMGLVSQEPVLFNDTIRANIAYGKNGKATEAEILAASELANAHNFISSLQQGYDTVVGERGIQLSGGQKQRVAIARAIVKSPKILLLDEATSALDTESEKVVQNALDRAVVNRTTVIVAHRLSTIKNADVIAVVKNGVIVEKGKHDSLINVTDGFYASLVALHTSCLN